One part of the Streptomyces sp. AM 2-1-1 genome encodes these proteins:
- the nhaA gene encoding Na+/H+ antiporter NhaA, whose amino-acid sequence MLNRLPLPERNFLADALRTETVGGLILLVAAVAALVWANVQGSSYTAVSDFHFGPAALGLDLSVEHWAADGLLAVFFFVAGVELKRELVAGELRDPKAAALPVIAALCGMVVPALVYVLTSALGGGGLDGWAVPTATDIAFALAVLAVLGTSLPGALRAFLLTLAVVDDLFAILIIAVFFTESIDFLALGGAFLGLALFWILLRLGVRGWWVYVPLALAVWGLMYNSGVHATIAGVAMGLMLRCTRREGETVSPGERIEHLMRPLSAGLAVPLFALFAAGITLRGDALAGVFTRPETLGIVLGLVVGKTVGVFGGAWLATRFTKAELNRDLAWADVFAVAALAGIGFTVSLLIGELAFAGDEEKTNEAKAAVLLGSVIAAVVSGVLLKLRVRVHRALYEAEERDEDASGVPDIYEQDDPAYHLRMAALHERRAAEHRRLAERAGAASDRPDGPA is encoded by the coding sequence CTGCTCAACCGCCTCCCGCTGCCCGAGCGGAACTTCCTCGCCGACGCGCTTCGCACGGAGACGGTCGGCGGGCTCATCCTGCTGGTGGCCGCCGTCGCGGCACTCGTCTGGGCCAATGTGCAGGGCTCTTCCTACACGGCGGTCAGCGACTTCCACTTCGGCCCGGCCGCTCTCGGTCTCGACCTCTCCGTGGAGCACTGGGCCGCCGACGGGCTCCTCGCCGTCTTCTTCTTCGTCGCGGGCGTGGAGCTCAAGCGCGAGCTGGTCGCGGGTGAACTGCGCGACCCGAAGGCGGCCGCGCTGCCCGTCATCGCCGCCCTGTGCGGCATGGTGGTACCGGCTCTCGTCTACGTGCTCACCAGTGCCCTCGGTGGAGGCGGCCTGGACGGCTGGGCCGTTCCGACCGCGACCGACATCGCCTTCGCGCTCGCCGTCCTCGCGGTGCTCGGCACCTCGCTGCCGGGTGCGCTCCGCGCGTTCCTGCTGACGCTGGCCGTCGTCGACGACCTCTTCGCGATCCTGATCATCGCGGTGTTCTTCACCGAGTCGATCGACTTCCTGGCGCTCGGCGGCGCCTTTCTCGGGCTGGCCCTCTTCTGGATCCTGTTGCGCCTCGGGGTCCGCGGCTGGTGGGTGTACGTGCCGCTGGCTCTCGCCGTCTGGGGGCTGATGTACAACAGCGGCGTCCACGCCACCATCGCGGGAGTCGCCATGGGGCTGATGTTGCGCTGCACCCGGCGTGAGGGGGAGACGGTCTCTCCCGGCGAGCGGATCGAGCATCTGATGCGCCCGTTGTCGGCCGGCCTCGCCGTCCCGCTGTTCGCGCTCTTCGCCGCCGGCATCACCCTGCGCGGCGACGCGCTCGCCGGGGTCTTCACGCGGCCCGAGACGCTCGGGATCGTCCTCGGGCTCGTCGTCGGCAAGACCGTCGGTGTGTTCGGGGGCGCCTGGCTCGCCACCCGCTTCACCAAGGCAGAACTCAACCGTGACCTGGCCTGGGCGGACGTCTTCGCGGTGGCCGCCCTCGCCGGCATCGGTTTCACCGTCTCACTGCTCATCGGCGAGCTCGCTTTCGCCGGTGACGAGGAAAAGACCAACGAAGCCAAGGCGGCCGTTCTGCTCGGTTCGGTCATCGCCGCCGTAGTCTCCGGTGTACTGCTCAAACTCCGGGTACGCGTCCACCGGGCGTTGTACGAGGCGGAGGAGCGGGACGAAGACGCGTCGGGGGTGCCCGACATCTACGAACAGGACGATCCCGCGTACCACCTGCGGATGGCCGCCCTCCACGAACGGAGGGCGGCGGAACACCGCCGTCTCGCCGAACGGGCGGGGGCAGCGAGCGACAGGCCGGACGGTCCGGCATGA
- a CDS encoding phage holin family protein — MSDPGNFVGSADRSLGQLVASATAEMSALVHDEIALAKAEVRQDVKRGVMGSAAGIIAGVLLLFAIPTLSFAAAYGIHNLGLGLAWSFLIVGGAFILLGVLLALFAVAKFKKVKPPEKSIASAKQSAAVLQGVKPHPRPAAAPVPSRAAIGGSTLADKAVEKSPVLDKSSAVARSSA, encoded by the coding sequence ATGAGCGACCCCGGCAATTTCGTGGGCAGCGCGGACCGCAGTCTGGGACAACTGGTCGCCTCGGCGACCGCCGAGATGTCCGCACTGGTGCACGACGAAATCGCCCTGGCCAAGGCCGAGGTGCGCCAGGACGTCAAGCGCGGCGTCATGGGCAGCGCCGCCGGAATCATCGCGGGCGTCCTGCTGCTGTTCGCGATCCCGACGCTGAGCTTCGCGGCCGCGTACGGCATCCACAACCTGGGGCTCGGCCTCGCCTGGTCGTTCCTGATCGTCGGCGGCGCCTTCATCCTCCTGGGTGTGCTGCTCGCGCTGTTCGCCGTCGCCAAGTTCAAGAAGGTCAAGCCCCCGGAGAAGTCGATCGCTTCCGCGAAGCAGAGCGCGGCCGTTCTCCAGGGCGTCAAGCCGCACCCCCGGCCGGCCGCCGCGCCCGTTCCGTCCCGCGCGGCGATCGGTGGTTCCACGCTCGCGGACAAGGCCGTCGAGAAGAGTCCGGTCCTGGACAAGTCGTCCGCTGTGGCACGCTCTTCGGCATGA
- a CDS encoding alpha/beta hydrolase gives MTVPERSAFGTTGSARPAPEPSGSTPDAARPAVAGGPAAGGGPAAGIGPTGGTTATGTPAGGGRPALLSGGPVRLDGPWTHRDVAANGARFHIAEMGSGPLVLLLHGFPQFWWTWRHQLPALAEAGFRAVAMDLRGVGGSDRTPRGYDPANLALDVTGVIRSLGEPDAALVGHDMGGYLAWTAAVMRPKLVRRLVVSSMPHPRRWRSSMLSDLSQSRAGSYVWGFQRPWLPERQLVADEGALVGRLIEEWAGPSDVDFPDEGTLDVYRRAMCIPSTAHCAVEPYRWMVRSMARPDGVQFYRRMKRPVRVPTLHLHGSLDPAMRTRSSAGSGAYVEAPYRWRLFDGLGHFPHEEDPAAFSTELINWLKDPEPDR, from the coding sequence ATGACGGTCCCCGAAAGAAGCGCATTCGGTACGACAGGCTCCGCGCGACCCGCGCCGGAGCCGTCCGGGTCCACCCCGGATGCCGCACGGCCCGCCGTCGCCGGCGGGCCGGCGGCCGGTGGTGGCCCGGCGGCCGGCATCGGGCCGACCGGCGGTACGACGGCTACCGGCACCCCGGCCGGTGGCGGCCGTCCGGCGCTCCTCTCCGGGGGCCCCGTGCGGCTGGACGGCCCCTGGACCCACCGTGACGTGGCCGCCAACGGGGCGCGGTTCCACATCGCGGAGATGGGTTCCGGCCCTCTCGTACTCCTGCTGCACGGCTTTCCGCAGTTCTGGTGGACCTGGCGCCACCAACTGCCCGCCCTCGCCGAGGCGGGTTTCCGCGCCGTCGCGATGGACCTGCGCGGCGTCGGCGGCAGCGACCGCACGCCCCGGGGCTACGACCCCGCCAACCTGGCGCTCGACGTCACCGGGGTGATCCGGTCGCTCGGTGAACCGGACGCGGCCCTCGTCGGGCACGACATGGGCGGCTACCTCGCGTGGACGGCGGCCGTGATGCGGCCGAAGCTGGTACGGCGCCTCGTGGTGTCCTCGATGCCGCACCCGCGCCGCTGGCGCTCCTCCATGCTCTCGGACCTTTCCCAGTCCCGGGCCGGTTCGTACGTCTGGGGGTTCCAGCGCCCGTGGCTGCCGGAGCGTCAGCTCGTCGCGGACGAGGGCGCCTTGGTGGGCCGCCTGATCGAGGAGTGGGCGGGTCCCAGCGACGTCGACTTCCCGGACGAGGGCACGCTCGACGTCTACCGCCGCGCCATGTGCATCCCGTCGACGGCGCACTGCGCGGTGGAGCCCTACCGGTGGATGGTGCGGTCGATGGCCCGGCCGGACGGTGTGCAGTTCTACCGGCGCATGAAGCGACCGGTCCGGGTGCCGACCCTGCACCTGCACGGGTCACTCGATCCAGCGATGCGCACCCGGAGCTCCGCCGGGTCCGGCGCGTACGTCGAAGCGCCCTACCGATGGCGACTTTTCGACGGTCTCGGACACTTCCCGCACGAGGAGGATCCGGCCGCCTTCTCGACCGAACTCATCAACTGGCTCAAGGATCCCGAGCCCGATCGCTGA
- a CDS encoding MarP family serine protease — protein sequence MNVLDILLLVGAVWFAVIGYRQGFVVGILSVIGFLGGGLAAVYLLPVIWDRVTDNSEVSSTAAVVAVVIVIVCASVGQACTTHLGNKLRVHITWSPARALDATGGALVNVAAMLLVAWLIGSALAGTSLPTLGKQVRNSSVLLGVSRVMPQQTSTWFDDFSSVLAQNGFPQVFSPFANEPITEVAPPDPALTGSPVVARAKKSVVKVVGMAPSCGKVLEGTGFVFADGRVMTNAHVVGGVDEPTVQVGGEGRVYDARVVVYDWQRDIAVLDVPELRAAALDFAGADARTGDSAIVAGFPENGGYDVRSARVRGRIEPEGADIYHRGTVRRDVYSLYALVREGNSGGPLLTPDGKVYGVVFAKSRDDADTGYALTADEIRQDIDTGRTATQQVDTQGCTL from the coding sequence GTGAACGTGCTGGACATCCTGCTGCTCGTCGGCGCCGTGTGGTTCGCGGTGATCGGCTACCGCCAGGGTTTCGTCGTCGGCATCCTGTCCGTGATCGGCTTCCTCGGGGGCGGTCTGGCCGCCGTGTACCTGCTGCCGGTCATCTGGGACCGGGTCACGGACAACTCCGAGGTCTCCTCGACGGCGGCCGTGGTCGCGGTCGTGATCGTGATCGTCTGCGCCTCGGTGGGTCAGGCGTGCACCACCCACCTCGGCAACAAGCTCCGCGTGCACATCACCTGGTCCCCCGCCCGCGCGCTGGACGCCACCGGCGGCGCGCTGGTCAATGTGGCCGCGATGCTGCTGGTCGCCTGGCTGATCGGCTCCGCACTCGCCGGTACCTCCCTTCCCACCCTGGGCAAGCAGGTCCGCAACTCCTCGGTGCTGCTGGGGGTTTCCCGCGTGATGCCCCAGCAGACGTCGACCTGGTTCGACGACTTCTCCTCGGTCCTCGCCCAGAACGGCTTTCCGCAGGTCTTCAGCCCGTTCGCCAACGAGCCGATCACCGAGGTCGCGCCTCCGGACCCGGCGCTGACGGGCAGTCCGGTGGTGGCCCGCGCGAAGAAGTCCGTCGTCAAGGTCGTCGGCATGGCTCCGAGCTGCGGAAAGGTCCTCGAAGGCACCGGCTTCGTCTTCGCGGACGGGCGCGTCATGACCAACGCCCATGTGGTCGGTGGCGTCGACGAGCCCACCGTCCAAGTCGGTGGCGAGGGAAGGGTGTACGACGCGCGGGTCGTCGTCTACGACTGGCAGCGGGACATCGCCGTGCTCGACGTTCCGGAGCTCCGGGCAGCGGCACTGGACTTCGCCGGGGCCGACGCGAGGACGGGGGACAGCGCCATCGTGGCCGGCTTCCCGGAGAACGGCGGCTACGACGTCCGCTCCGCGCGGGTCCGGGGCCGCATCGAGCCCGAAGGCGCCGACATCTACCACCGCGGCACCGTCCGCCGTGACGTGTACTCCCTCTACGCGCTCGTCCGGGAGGGCAACTCCGGTGGCCCCCTGCTCACTCCGGACGGAAAGGTGTACGGAGTGGTGTTCGCCAAGTCCCGCGACGACGCAGACACCGGGTACGCCCTCACCGCCGACGAGATCCGCCAGGACATCGACACCGGCCGCACGGCCACCCAGCAGGTGGACACCCAGGGGTGCACGCTCTAG
- a CDS encoding CoA pyrophosphatase encodes MPDWLGPVAEAARGVRPQQLSRFLPPESGAGRQSAVLILFGEGDRGPELLLMERAGTLRSHAGQAAFPGGALDPEDGDPATTGPLRAALREAEEETGLDPCGVQIFGVLPRLYIPVSGFVVTPVLGWWRNPSPVRAVDQAETARVFTVPVSDLTDPANRVITKHPSGHLGPAFLVEDALVWGFTAGLIDRILHFADWERPWDRTRQVPLDWHA; translated from the coding sequence ATGCCGGACTGGCTCGGACCGGTCGCCGAGGCGGCGCGTGGCGTGCGTCCGCAGCAATTGAGCCGTTTCCTGCCGCCGGAAAGCGGTGCGGGGCGCCAGTCGGCCGTGCTCATCCTCTTCGGCGAGGGTGACCGGGGGCCGGAGCTGTTGCTGATGGAGCGGGCGGGCACGCTCCGCTCGCACGCCGGGCAGGCGGCCTTCCCGGGGGGCGCGCTGGACCCCGAGGACGGCGATCCGGCCACCACCGGCCCGCTCAGAGCGGCGCTGCGGGAGGCCGAGGAGGAGACCGGCCTCGATCCGTGCGGGGTCCAGATCTTCGGCGTGCTGCCGCGGCTCTACATCCCCGTCAGCGGCTTCGTGGTGACCCCGGTGCTCGGCTGGTGGCGGAACCCCAGTCCGGTCCGGGCGGTCGACCAGGCCGAGACGGCCCGGGTCTTCACCGTCCCCGTCTCCGATCTCACCGACCCGGCCAACCGGGTGATCACCAAGCACCCCAGCGGCCATCTGGGCCCCGCCTTCCTGGTGGAAGACGCCCTCGTCTGGGGGTTCACCGCGGGTCTGATCGACCGGATTCTCCACTTCGCGGACTGGGAACGCCCCTGGGACCGGACCAGGCAGGTGCCGCTCGACTGGCACGCATGA
- the nth gene encoding endonuclease III, with translation MSEKQDSAVGEHGSGAPRKARKRTVAPADATKAPAAKARPAASKAATSKAATSKAAAPKAAAPKRAASGPAASKRSAAKAAASTSAPRKPAKPESHLAMVRRARRINRELAEVYPYAHPELDFRNPFELLVATVLSAQTTDLRVNQTTPALFAAYPTPEDMAAAVPEDMEELIRPTGFFRAKTRSLLGLSAAIRDDFGGEVPGRLEDLVTLPGVGRKTANVVLGNAFGVPGITVDTHFGRLVRRWKWTDEEDPVKVEAVVAGIFPKSEWTMLSHRVVFHGRRICHSRKPACGACPIAPLCPSYGEGETDPEKARKLLKYEKGGQPGQRLSPPPDYPGAPAPGLGAREAAAQEAALAAAREDGAGGAGSAAPSGGAAGRGVAPPPGAGAA, from the coding sequence GTGTCGGAGAAGCAGGATTCAGCCGTGGGCGAACATGGTTCGGGGGCGCCGCGGAAGGCCCGCAAGCGGACGGTCGCGCCCGCCGACGCGACGAAGGCGCCTGCCGCGAAGGCCCGGCCCGCCGCGTCGAAGGCCGCCACGTCGAAGGCCGCCACGTCGAAGGCTGCCGCGCCGAAGGCTGCCGCGCCGAAGCGTGCGGCGTCCGGGCCCGCGGCGTCGAAGCGCTCCGCGGCGAAGGCTGCCGCGTCCACGTCCGCGCCGCGGAAGCCGGCCAAGCCCGAGTCCCACCTGGCGATGGTCCGCCGGGCCCGCCGGATCAACCGCGAACTGGCCGAGGTCTACCCGTACGCCCATCCGGAGCTGGACTTCCGCAACCCCTTCGAACTGCTCGTCGCCACCGTCCTCTCCGCGCAGACCACGGATCTGAGGGTCAACCAGACCACTCCCGCACTCTTCGCCGCGTACCCCACCCCCGAGGACATGGCTGCCGCCGTCCCGGAGGACATGGAGGAGCTGATCCGGCCGACCGGGTTCTTCCGGGCGAAGACCCGGTCGTTGCTCGGCCTCTCGGCGGCGATCCGGGACGACTTCGGTGGGGAGGTGCCCGGCCGGCTCGAGGACCTCGTGACCCTGCCGGGCGTCGGCCGCAAGACCGCCAACGTCGTTCTCGGCAACGCCTTCGGCGTCCCCGGCATCACCGTCGACACCCACTTCGGACGGCTCGTACGGCGCTGGAAGTGGACCGACGAGGAGGACCCGGTGAAGGTCGAAGCCGTCGTCGCCGGGATCTTCCCGAAGAGCGAGTGGACGATGCTCTCGCACCGCGTCGTCTTCCACGGCCGCCGAATCTGCCACTCCCGCAAGCCCGCCTGCGGGGCCTGCCCGATCGCACCGCTCTGCCCCTCCTACGGGGAGGGGGAGACCGACCCCGAGAAGGCCAGGAAGCTGCTGAAGTACGAGAAGGGCGGCCAGCCGGGTCAGCGGCTCAGTCCTCCGCCCGACTACCCGGGCGCTCCGGCACCGGGTCTGGGCGCGCGGGAAGCGGCGGCGCAGGAGGCCGCTCTGGCGGCCGCGCGGGAGGACGGAGCGGGGGGCGCGGGGTCCGCTGCCCCCAGCGGGGGCGCGGCCGGCCGGGGGGTGGCGCCACCGCCGGGCGCGGGGGCCGCATGA
- a CDS encoding Crp/Fnr family transcriptional regulator, giving the protein MDDVLRRAPLFAALDDEQAAELRASMSEVTLARGDALFHEGDPGDRLYVVTDGKVKLHRTSPDGRENMLAVLGPGELIGELSLFDPGPRTATATALTEVKLLGLGHGDLQPWLNARPEVATALLRAVARRLRKTNDQMSDLVFSDVPGRVARALLDLSRRFGVQSEEGIHVVHDLTQEELAQLVGASRETVNKALADFAGRGWLRLEARAVILLDVERLAKRSR; this is encoded by the coding sequence GTGGACGACGTTCTACGACGCGCCCCGCTGTTCGCGGCGCTCGATGACGAGCAGGCCGCGGAACTCCGCGCCTCGATGAGTGAGGTGACCCTCGCGCGCGGCGACGCGCTCTTCCACGAGGGTGACCCCGGCGACCGCCTGTACGTGGTCACCGACGGCAAGGTGAAGCTCCACCGCACCTCCCCCGACGGGCGCGAGAACATGCTCGCCGTCCTCGGCCCCGGGGAGCTGATCGGCGAGCTGTCGCTGTTCGACCCGGGTCCGCGTACCGCCACTGCCACGGCGCTCACCGAAGTCAAGCTGCTCGGCCTGGGCCACGGCGATCTCCAGCCGTGGCTGAACGCCCGCCCCGAGGTCGCCACGGCACTGCTGCGTGCCGTCGCCCGCCGTCTGCGCAAGACCAACGACCAGATGTCCGACCTGGTCTTCTCGGACGTGCCGGGCCGTGTCGCGCGCGCCCTCCTGGACCTCTCGCGCCGTTTCGGTGTGCAGTCCGAGGAAGGCATCCACGTCGTCCACGACCTCACCCAGGAGGAGCTGGCCCAGTTGGTCGGCGCCTCCCGCGAGACCGTGAACAAGGCGCTCGCCGACTTCGCGGGCCGCGGCTGGCTCCGCCTGGAAGCCCGCGCGGTGATCCTGCTCGACGTCGAGCGGCTGGCGAAGCGCTCGCGCTGA
- a CDS encoding MBL fold metallo-hydrolase, whose protein sequence is MSAAAPLPGHPRGEVVSGPATARSVNVLAPNASAMTLDGTNTWILAEPDSDLAVVVDPGPLDDTHLRAVIDTAARAGRRVALTLLTHGHPDHAEGAARFAELTRTKVRALDPALRLGDEGLSPRDVITTGGLELRVVPTPGHTADSLSFHLPADGAVLTGDTVLGRGTTVVAHPDGRLGDYLDTLRRLRSLATDDGVHTVLPGHGPVLEDAQGAVEFYLAHRAHRLAQVETAVESGLLTPSEVVARVYADVDRSLWPAAELSVRAQLEYLAEHGLI, encoded by the coding sequence ATGAGCGCCGCCGCCCCGCTGCCCGGACACCCGCGGGGGGAGGTCGTGTCGGGTCCCGCCACGGCCCGCTCCGTCAACGTCCTGGCGCCCAACGCCTCGGCGATGACCCTGGACGGCACCAACACCTGGATCCTGGCCGAACCGGACTCGGACCTCGCCGTCGTCGTGGACCCGGGACCGCTCGACGACACCCACCTGCGCGCCGTGATCGACACCGCCGCCCGGGCCGGCCGGCGCGTCGCGCTCACCCTGCTCACCCACGGCCACCCGGACCACGCCGAAGGTGCCGCGCGGTTCGCCGAACTCACGCGGACGAAGGTGCGCGCGCTCGACCCCGCGCTGCGGCTCGGCGACGAGGGCCTGTCACCCCGGGACGTGATCACGACCGGAGGACTCGAACTCCGCGTCGTCCCCACCCCCGGACACACCGCGGACTCGCTCTCGTTCCACCTGCCGGCGGACGGCGCCGTACTCACCGGCGACACCGTCCTCGGCCGGGGCACCACCGTCGTCGCCCATCCCGACGGGCGGCTCGGCGACTACCTCGACACCTTGCGGCGGCTGCGCTCACTGGCCACGGACGACGGCGTCCACACCGTCCTGCCCGGTCACGGACCGGTGCTGGAGGACGCGCAGGGGGCGGTGGAGTTCTACCTCGCGCACCGCGCCCACCGGTTGGCCCAGGTGGAGACAGCGGTGGAATCCGGCCTGCTCACACCCTCCGAGGTGGTGGCCCGCGTCTACGCGGACGTGGACCGGTCCCTGTGGCCGGCGGCGGAGCTGTCCGTACGGGCGCAGCTGGAGTACCTGGCCGAGCACGGCCTGATCTGA
- a CDS encoding NUDIX hydrolase — protein sequence MSHGQWYPPEWPDRIRALASGELTAVTPRRAATVMLLRDDPVGAHPGPAVHMLRRRSSMAFAGGAYAYPGGGVDPRDDDHLVDWAGPSPANWAARLGVARAAEAQAIVCAAVRETFEEAGVLLAGPTPGTVVDDTTGEDWEADRAALVAREISFAGFLERRRLVLRSDLLGAWARWITPEFETRRYDTWFFVAVLPAGQRTRNASTEADRTVWITPADATAGHARGELQMLPPTVTTLRSLLPYRTAEAALAAAETRDLAPVLARARLEGDELVLVWPGHDELTTPVPPAGTGGNR from the coding sequence ATGTCGCATGGTCAGTGGTACCCACCGGAATGGCCCGACCGGATCAGAGCCCTCGCCTCGGGCGAGCTGACCGCCGTCACTCCCCGGCGCGCCGCCACCGTGATGCTGCTGCGGGACGACCCCGTCGGAGCGCACCCCGGTCCTGCCGTGCACATGCTGCGCCGACGCTCCTCCATGGCCTTCGCCGGGGGCGCGTACGCCTATCCCGGCGGCGGGGTCGACCCGCGCGACGACGATCACCTGGTCGACTGGGCGGGGCCGTCGCCGGCGAACTGGGCGGCACGGTTGGGCGTAGCCCGCGCGGCCGAGGCTCAGGCCATCGTCTGTGCGGCGGTCCGGGAGACGTTCGAGGAGGCGGGTGTCCTGCTCGCGGGGCCCACCCCCGGCACCGTCGTCGACGACACCACGGGCGAGGACTGGGAGGCGGACCGCGCGGCGCTCGTCGCCCGGGAGATCTCCTTCGCCGGGTTCCTGGAGCGGCGTCGACTCGTGCTCCGCTCCGACCTGCTGGGCGCCTGGGCACGGTGGATCACCCCCGAGTTCGAGACCCGGCGCTACGACACCTGGTTCTTCGTCGCCGTGCTCCCCGCGGGCCAGCGCACCCGCAACGCCTCGACCGAGGCCGACCGGACGGTGTGGATCACCCCGGCCGACGCCACGGCGGGCCACGCACGGGGCGAACTGCAGATGCTGCCGCCCACCGTGACCACGCTGCGCTCACTGCTGCCCTACCGAACCGCCGAGGCCGCGTTGGCGGCGGCGGAGACGCGCGACCTCGCCCCCGTCCTCGCCCGGGCCCGGCTGGAGGGCGACGAACTGGTGCTGGTCTGGCCGGGGCACGACGAACTCACCACCCCGGTCCCGCCCGCGGGAACCGGAGGAAACCGATGA
- a CDS encoding RidA family protein, translating into MAGAVEARIAELGLTLPAVVPPLATYQPAVRSGVYVYTSGQLPMVEGRLGVTGKVGGEVTAEEAKELARVCALNALAAVKSVVGDLDRIARVVKVVGFVASAPDFTGQPGVVNGASELLGEVLGDKGVHARSAVGVAVLPLDAPVEVEIQIELVDA; encoded by the coding sequence GTGGCGGGCGCCGTCGAGGCGAGGATCGCCGAGCTCGGACTGACCCTCCCGGCCGTCGTCCCGCCGCTGGCCACCTACCAGCCGGCCGTGCGGTCGGGTGTGTACGTGTACACCTCGGGCCAGCTGCCGATGGTGGAGGGCCGGCTCGGTGTGACCGGCAAGGTCGGGGGCGAGGTCACGGCCGAGGAGGCCAAGGAACTCGCCCGGGTCTGCGCGCTGAACGCCCTCGCCGCCGTGAAGTCGGTCGTCGGTGACCTGGACCGGATCGCCCGGGTCGTCAAGGTCGTCGGCTTCGTCGCCTCCGCTCCCGACTTCACCGGCCAGCCCGGCGTGGTCAACGGCGCCAGCGAACTGCTCGGCGAGGTACTCGGCGACAAGGGCGTGCACGCCCGCAGCGCCGTCGGCGTCGCGGTCCTGCCGCTGGACGCGCCGGTCGAGGTCGAGATCCAGATCGAGCTGGTCGACGCCTGA
- a CDS encoding DUF4177 domain-containing protein: MTKWEYATVPLLVHATKQILDTWGEDGWELVQVVPGPNNPEQLVAYLKREKA, encoded by the coding sequence ATGACCAAGTGGGAATACGCGACCGTGCCGCTCCTCGTGCACGCGACCAAGCAGATTCTGGACACCTGGGGCGAGGACGGCTGGGAGCTGGTCCAGGTCGTGCCCGGGCCGAACAACCCCGAGCAGCTCGTGGCCTACCTGAAGCGGGAGAAGGCCTAG
- a CDS encoding ArsA-related P-loop ATPase, whose protein sequence is MSRFQVVSGKGGTGKTTVAAALALALAAEGRRTLLVEVEGRGGIAELFGAGASPYEERGIAEVPGGGEVYALAIDAEQALLDYLQMFYKLGSAGRALKKLGAIDFATTVAPGVRDVLLTGKACEAVRRKDKKGRFVYDHVIMDAPPTGRITRFLNVNDEVAGLARIGPIHHQAQSVMRVLKSPETSVHLVTLLEEMPVQETADGIAELRDARLPVGRVIVNMVRPHLLDEEALRTASGARRKEIAKTLTRAGVNGSAALVRPLIAQAAEHAQRVGLEREQRAVLAGIGVPTDELPLIGEGIDLAALHVLAGELRKQGTGEEETS, encoded by the coding sequence GTGAGCAGGTTCCAGGTCGTCAGCGGCAAGGGCGGCACCGGTAAGACCACGGTGGCCGCCGCCCTCGCGCTCGCCCTCGCGGCCGAGGGCCGGCGCACTCTCCTCGTGGAGGTGGAGGGCCGCGGCGGCATCGCCGAGCTCTTCGGCGCGGGCGCGTCCCCCTACGAGGAGCGCGGGATCGCCGAGGTGCCGGGCGGCGGGGAGGTGTACGCGCTGGCCATCGACGCCGAGCAGGCGCTCCTCGACTACCTCCAGATGTTCTACAAGCTGGGCAGCGCGGGCCGGGCGCTCAAGAAGCTCGGCGCGATCGACTTCGCCACCACCGTCGCGCCCGGCGTCCGGGACGTCCTGCTGACCGGCAAGGCGTGCGAAGCGGTGCGCCGCAAGGACAAGAAGGGTCGTTTCGTCTACGACCACGTGATCATGGACGCGCCGCCGACCGGTCGGATCACCCGCTTCCTCAACGTCAACGACGAGGTGGCCGGCCTGGCCCGGATCGGTCCGATACATCATCAGGCGCAGTCCGTGATGCGGGTCCTCAAGTCCCCGGAGACCTCCGTCCACCTGGTGACCCTGCTGGAGGAGATGCCGGTGCAGGAGACCGCGGACGGCATCGCGGAGCTGCGGGACGCGCGGCTCCCGGTGGGCCGGGTGATCGTCAACATGGTCCGTCCCCACCTGCTGGACGAGGAGGCGCTGCGCACGGCGTCGGGGGCGCGCCGCAAGGAGATCGCGAAGACGCTGACCCGGGCCGGCGTCAACGGTTCGGCCGCCCTGGTCCGTCCGCTGATCGCGCAGGCGGCCGAACACGCGCAGCGCGTCGGCCTGGAACGCGAGCAGCGGGCCGTACTGGCCGGGATCGGGGTGCCCACGGACGAACTGCCGCTGATCGGCGAGGGCATCGACCTCGCCGCACTGCACGTTCTGGCCGGGGAGCTCCGTAAACAGGGCACCGGGGAAGAGGAGACGTCATGA